The nucleotide window GATGGCGGGGGTGTCCCCGCCGCCGAGGCTGAGGTTCACGATGTCGGCGCCCTGCTCGGCCGCCCAGTCCATGCCGGCCAGGATGCCGGAGTCGTCGCCGTAGCCGTCGTCGTCGAGGACCTTGCCGTTGAGCAGTTCGGCGCCGGGCGCGACGCCCTTGTACGCGCCGGCGGACTTCGCGCCGGTACCGGCGGCCGTGGACGCGACGTGCGTGCCGTGGCCGTACTTGTCGGTCGCGTCGGCGGCGGTGGAGAAGTTCTTCTCGGCGACGACCTGGCCCTTGAGGTCGGGGTGGGTCGCGTCGACACCGGTGTCCAGGACGGCGATCTTGACGCCCTTGCCGTCGAACCCGGCGGCCCACGCCTTGTCGGCGCCGATCTGCCGGACGGACTTGTCGAGGCTGGCCCGGCGGATTCCGTCGAGCCACACGTGGGCGATGCCGGAGGCCGTCCGCGCGCCGCCGGCGCGCGTGTCGGTGACGGCGGCCCACAGGTCGGGCGCGTCGCCCTTGGGCGTCAGGACGGCGTCCGCGTTGAGGGTCCTGAGGGTGCGGCGGACCTTGGTGCCGCCGGCGTCCCGGACGTCCGCCTTCGCCGCCGCAGCCGTGCCGCTGTAGCCGACGATCAGCTTGAGGCCCTGCTTCTGGGCCTTGCGGTTGGCGGCCCGGTTCAGCTCGGTGACGTCGAAGAGCCGCTGGTCCAGCCTGCCGCTGGCGACGAGCCGGGCGGCGTCGGCCGGCACGACGAGGGTGTGCCCGTCGGCCTTGCGGATCTGGACGGGTATCCCTTCGCGGCCCTCGGCCCGCTCCAGGGCCATGACGCGGCCCTTGGCGTCGACGACCACCCGGTCACCGGTGATCAGGGTGACGCGGTGCCTCGGCGCGGTCTGCGCGGCCGGTCCACCGGCCGGCCCGGCGGCCAGCCCTCCGGTCCGGTCCGCCGCCGTGCGCTCCGCCTCCGCCGACGCCGGGCCGGTCATGCCCGCCGTCAGGGCCACGGCTGCCGCCGTGGCGATCGTGGCCGCGCACGCTCTTTTCACTTGTCTGCGCAAGTCTCCCCCTGGAGAGCAGGTCCGGGATGAATCCCCGTTCGTCCGGGTCCATCCGGGTCCGTCCGACCGGGGGTCATCCCGTACGCATGGTCGTGCGCGTCCCCCCGGAACACTCAGTATGCCGGGGGGTGATCAGGTGCTCAATAGGGCTGCCTGGCCTAGCAGTTGGCGTTCTCCTTGACCGTGATCCGCCCCTTGCGGATCGTGGCGACCCGCGGGGCCTTCCTGGCGATCGAGGAATCGTGGGTGACCATGACGAAAGTGAGCCCGTGCTCCTTCCACATGGTTTCGAGTACGTCCATGATCTCGTCGCGCATGGACTCGTCGAGGTTTCCGGTCGGTTCGTCGGCGAGCAGGACCTTCGGCTGCTTCACCAGGGCGCGGGCGATGGCCACGCGCTGCTGCTGACCGCCGGACAGTTCGGCCGGCAGGTGGCCGAACCGCTCGGCGAGCCCGACGGACTCCAGTGCGGCGGCGGCCCTTTCCCGGCGTTCCTTCACCTTCACCTTCAGGGGGACGAGGGCGGTCTCCACGTTCTCCTGGGCGGTGAGGGTGGGGATGAGGTTGAAGCTCTGGAAGACGAACCCGATGTTCTCGCTGCGCACCTTGGTGAGCCGCGTCTCGGACAGTCCGGCGAGATCCGTTCCGTCGAGTTCGATGCTTCCGGCGGTGGGCCGGTCCAGGCAGCCGAGCATCTGGAGGAGCGTGGATTTGCCGCCGCCCGTCGGGCCCTGGATGACCAGGCGGTCGCCGTCGGCGATGGTCAGGTCGATGCCGGCGAGGGCGTCCACGGTCTCTTTGCCGCGCCGGTACTGCTTGGTGATGCCTTTTAGCTCGTACATGGTGTGACTCCTGGGGTCTGGCTCCGCGGTTCGACTCTGCCGGGCGGTGAGGAGGGTGCGGGCCGGCTGTGGCTGGTCGCGCAGTTCCCCGCGCCCCTTCAGGGGCGCGGTGGTCGGCGCCGTGCGGGAAGTGCGGGTTCCCCGCGCCCCTGAAGGGGCGGGGGGGGTGCGGGGTGTTTCGGCTACTCGACCCGGCGCAACGCGTCCGCCGGGCGGAGGCGGGAGGCCCGCCAGCCGCCGAAGGCGCCCGCGATGAGGCCGCCGGCCACCGCGAGGCCCACCGCCGTGACGATCGTGCCGAGGGCGACCGGCGCGGTGAGTGCCACGTCGAGGGCCTTGGACGCCGTCTGGCGGGCCGGGCCGCCCATACCGCCGCCGCCGGGACCTCCGCCGCCTCCCGGGCCGCCCGTGCCCCCGCCCGCGGAGCCGAGTTCGGCCTGGAGCGTCGGGCTGATCGCGGTGACGGCGTACGCGCCGCCGAGGCCGAGGGCGATACCGAGGACGCCGCCCACGAGGCCGTTGACGACGGCCTCCCCGACGACCTGCCGGGTGACGCGGCCGGACTTCCAGCCGAGCGCCTTGAGCGTGCCGAACTCCCGCACCCGGCGGGAGACGGCCGAAGAGGTGAGCAGACCCGCGACCAGGAACGCGGCCACGAGCACCGCGATCGACAGCCACTTGCCCACGTTCGAGGCGAGGTCGGAAGCGGTGGACAGGGAACCGGACACCGTGTCCGCGAGGTCGGCGGAGGTCGTCACCGTCGTACCGTCGATGTTCTTCTGGATGGTCGACTTGACGGCGTCGATCTGCTGCGAGTCGGACGCCTTGACGTAGATCGTGGTGACCTTGTTCTTGGAGTCGCTGAGCGTCTGCGCCTGCTTGAGCGGGAGGTAGAGGTCGGCCGCCGCGTCGCCGCTGTCGGGCGTCGCAATGCCGATGACCTTGTACTTGACGCCCTTGACGGTGACGGTGTCACCGACGGTGTATTTCTTCTCCTTGGCGTACGACTTGTCGGCGACGACGACCTTCGCGTCGGTCTCGGAGGTCTTGAAGGCACGGCCGCTGGTGATCTTCGAGGAGGTCAGCGGGCCCAGGCCGGGCTTGGTGACGTCCGTGCCGTAGACCGAGTAGTTGTTGACGTCGAAGTCGGCGCCGCCGCCCTCGACCCGGCCCTGCGGGGCCTGCTGTCTCGGCACCGGGGCCGCCCTGGTTGCCGCCCCCGCCGCCCTGCTGCTGGTCCTGCTGGAACTCGCCGCGCCGGAA belongs to Streptomyces sp. V3I8 and includes:
- a CDS encoding ABC transporter ATP-binding protein produces the protein MYELKGITKQYRRGKETVDALAGIDLTIADGDRLVIQGPTGGGKSTLLQMLGCLDRPTAGSIELDGTDLAGLSETRLTKVRSENIGFVFQSFNLIPTLTAQENVETALVPLKVKVKERRERAAAALESVGLAERFGHLPAELSGGQQQRVAIARALVKQPKVLLADEPTGNLDESMRDEIMDVLETMWKEHGLTFVMVTHDSSIARKAPRVATIRKGRITVKENANC